Genomic DNA from Corticium candelabrum chromosome 5, ooCorCand1.1, whole genome shotgun sequence:
CCTTTCAGCACAACAGCTATGTCCAGATTAGTTCCAGGACTCATAGGAATATCTCCTACATCAATCACCACTGCAGCCCCTTCCTCTCGAGGAAGACTAACAGAGCAGTCCGTATATCTCATTGATGTGTTACAAAAATCGGTCCTTCCAGTCACCAAGTCATACTCTGTCAAGACTCCAGAAAATTCAACATCATACATATAGACAAGTAAGGCCAAACTTGATGGTGTAAACAGAAACTGATAAATACCAGTTTGAGAACAGAAAAATTCGGTATGATTGAAAGAACAATTTTGAGAGCAATTtccaagacaaacaaatgtctTATCCAATCTCACATACTGTTGAAATCCGGAATAATCAATGTCATTAACCACACCAGTATACTGCATTACAACAACCCGTATGACCGTGTcgaaacagaaagacacatCAATACGAGATCCTGTGTTGAGAAACATCTTTTCGCGGATAATCTGGTTCGCAAACAGAAATACGTTGCCTATTTCCTTGCGATATCGACgataaaattttatttgtggCATCCGCGGATAAGCAGACAAATTCATGTATGATACGTATTTAAAGTCGTCGACTTCCAATGTCACTTGCTCGACGTACTTTCCGTTGAAAGGCACGGCCCACGTTAGATTGGGACTCATTCCACTCATTTCTACCGTTGCAGTGTATTTTTTTCTCAGTTCTATGACAGCGATAACGACAGCGATAGCAGACAGTGCGAGAATACCTAGAAAAACACCTACAACACATAGACACGTTCTGATCTTTCCTCTCGCCATTCTGCTGATCCGTAATGGCCGTGGCTCAGTCGAGGTCGATGAAACGAGCGGCACGCGATCGGGATCGCTCATATATATAATACTCCGTGTTGTCAACAGAACTCGGAGAAACAGGAtgtttccagacgctttcccgtatgTGGA
This window encodes:
- the LOC134180152 gene encoding uncharacterized protein LOC134180152 isoform X1; the protein is MSDPDRVPLVSSTSTEPRPLRISRMARGKIRTCLCVVGVFLGILALSAIAVVIAVIELRKKYTATVEMSGMSPNLTWAVPFNGKYVEQVTLEVDDFKYVSYMNLSAYPRMPQIKFYRRYRKEIGNVFLFANQIIREKMFLNTGSRIDVSFCFDTVIRVVVMQYTGVVNDIDYSGFQQYVRLDKTFVCLGNCSQNCSFNHTEFFCSQTGIYQFLFTPSSLALLVYMYDVEFSGVLTEYDLVTGRTDFCNTSMRYTDCSVSLPREEGAAVVIDVGDIPMSPGTNLDIAVVLKGKLRGDFVGTLASGVIGCGAALTAGILIIWLINRNNKREDADNSDEETVIT
- the LOC134180152 gene encoding uncharacterized protein LOC134180152 isoform X2 — translated: MSGMSPNLTWAVPFNGKYVEQVTLEVDDFKYVSYMNLSAYPRMPQIKFYRRYRKEIGNVFLFANQIIREKMFLNTGSRIDVSFCFDTVIRVVVMQYTGVVNDIDYSGFQQYVRLDKTFVCLGNCSQNCSFNHTEFFCSQTGIYQFLFTPSSLALLVYMYDVEFSGVLTEYDLVTGRTDFCNTSMRYTDCSVSLPREEGAAVVIDVGDIPMSPGTNLDIAVVLKGKLRGDFVGTLASGVIGCGAALTAGILIIWLINRNNKREDADNSDEETVIT